Proteins from a single region of Pseudomonas sp. 10S4:
- a CDS encoding phosphatase PAP2 family protein: protein MSSTAARPVSRPLNFWVCLGVPVIAAIILVLLELTSLDMNLANLFYDPVAGDFIGRHSYFLENILHNKAKDVVIAFSVFAVIAFICSFFVEKLKPFKRELGCLVLSLALATSFVTPVKVVTSVQCPWSLEQFGGHETYSELLSPRPHTDKPGRCWPGGHAATGFTLFALFFVLRDRRPRLARIAFVFAFALGSVFSIGRMMQGAHFFSHNVWTAVFCWLICLGSYYYVLYRPAGKVDRADKAKPARA from the coding sequence ATGTCATCAACCGCTGCTCGCCCCGTCTCCCGGCCACTCAACTTCTGGGTGTGCCTTGGGGTTCCCGTCATTGCCGCAATCATTCTGGTGCTACTCGAACTGACATCGCTGGACATGAACCTGGCCAACCTCTTTTATGACCCGGTGGCCGGTGACTTCATTGGCCGGCACAGTTACTTCCTCGAAAACATCCTGCACAACAAGGCCAAGGACGTGGTCATTGCGTTCTCGGTGTTTGCCGTGATCGCGTTTATCTGCTCGTTTTTTGTTGAAAAACTCAAGCCGTTCAAACGGGAATTGGGCTGCCTGGTGTTGTCTCTCGCGCTGGCCACTTCCTTTGTCACGCCGGTCAAAGTGGTGACGTCGGTGCAATGCCCCTGGAGCCTGGAACAGTTCGGCGGTCATGAAACCTACAGCGAGCTGCTCAGCCCGCGCCCGCACACCGATAAACCCGGCCGTTGCTGGCCAGGCGGTCACGCGGCCACCGGTTTCACGCTGTTTGCACTGTTCTTCGTGTTGCGCGACCGGCGTCCGCGCCTGGCCCGCATCGCGTTTGTCTTCGCTTTTGCCCTCGGCTCGGTGTTTTCCATCGGCCGGATGATGCAGGGCGCGCACTTCTTCTCCCACAACGTGTGGACGGCGGTGTTCTGTTGGCTGATTTGCCTGGGGTCGTATTACTACGTGTTGTATCGACCGGCGGGCAAGGTTGATCGGGCTGACAAGGCAAAACCTGCCCGCGCCTGA
- a CDS encoding LTA synthase family protein has protein sequence MDFFKTAPMRFLLLVTGAWLVIFFLTRTVLLLTHLDEAGSGFLSVFGIGFLYDLGFIAYAALPMGLYLLLCPPALWRRRGHRWFLQGLLTVSLFAMLFTSVAEWLFWDEFGVRFNFIAVDYLVYSDEVLNNLLESYPIGTLLSMLAVLALVLSFVLRKAFNAALDAPLPPLRRRLFNALALLIVAGLSMQLLSQDAPRAQGGNAYQNELASNGPYQFFAAFRNNELDYPQFYKSLPPDVVAKQIRAELSEPNAQFVGQDPQDIRRNIDNPGTPRKPNIVLVTIESFSAKYMGSNGDERNLTPNLDALRKQSLYFNNFYATGTRTDRGLEAITLAIPPTPGRSIVKRVGRESGFASLGQQLNAVGYDSVFVYGGRGYFDNMNAFFSGNGYRVVDQSSVDESEIHFKNAWGMADEDLYNQTLKLADADYAKQQPFLLQLMTTSNHRPYTYPENRIDIKSGNGRDGAVKYTDYAIGQFLEQARKKPWFDNTIFVFVADHTAGSAGKEDLPISNYQIPLFIYAPKLIDARETAQLASQIDLAPTLLGLLNMDYQSTFFGRNLLQDNPLPPRVVVGNYQHLGLFDGKDLAILSPRQGLRRHDDALTESRESKAEASDPLITRAITYYQTASYGFKQQLLGWKAPKEGDHQVSER, from the coding sequence ATGCGCTTTCTGTTGCTCGTCACCGGCGCATGGCTGGTTATTTTCTTTCTGACCCGCACGGTTCTGTTGCTCACTCATCTGGATGAGGCCGGTAGCGGTTTTCTCTCGGTTTTCGGTATCGGGTTTCTTTACGACCTCGGCTTCATTGCCTATGCGGCCTTACCAATGGGCCTCTACCTGCTGCTCTGCCCGCCCGCCTTGTGGCGCCGCCGTGGCCATCGCTGGTTTCTGCAAGGGCTGCTGACTGTCAGTCTGTTTGCCATGCTGTTCACCTCCGTCGCCGAATGGTTGTTCTGGGACGAGTTTGGTGTGCGCTTCAATTTCATCGCCGTCGATTACCTGGTGTATTCCGACGAAGTCTTGAACAACCTGCTGGAGTCGTACCCGATTGGTACGCTGCTGAGCATGCTCGCCGTGCTGGCCCTGGTCCTGAGCTTCGTGTTGCGCAAGGCTTTCAATGCCGCACTGGACGCGCCGCTGCCGCCGCTGCGCCGGCGCCTGTTCAATGCCTTGGCCCTGTTGATCGTGGCAGGCCTGAGTATGCAACTGCTCAGCCAGGACGCCCCGCGTGCCCAGGGTGGCAATGCCTATCAGAACGAACTGGCGAGCAATGGCCCGTATCAGTTCTTCGCCGCGTTCCGGAACAACGAACTGGATTACCCGCAGTTCTATAAAAGCCTGCCACCCGACGTCGTGGCCAAGCAGATTCGCGCCGAACTGAGCGAGCCGAACGCACAGTTCGTCGGCCAGGACCCGCAAGACATCCGCCGCAACATCGACAACCCGGGCACCCCGCGCAAGCCCAACATCGTGTTGGTGACCATCGAGAGCTTCAGCGCCAAGTACATGGGCAGCAATGGCGACGAGCGCAACCTGACACCAAACCTGGATGCCTTGCGTAAACAGAGCCTGTACTTCAACAACTTCTACGCCACCGGCACCCGTACCGACCGCGGCCTGGAAGCCATCACCCTGGCTATCCCGCCGACGCCGGGCCGCTCGATCGTCAAACGCGTGGGCCGTGAAAGCGGTTTCGCCAGCCTTGGCCAACAGCTCAATGCAGTGGGTTACGACAGCGTGTTCGTCTATGGCGGGCGCGGCTACTTTGACAATATGAACGCGTTCTTCAGCGGCAATGGTTATCGAGTTGTCGATCAAAGCAGCGTCGATGAATCAGAGATTCACTTCAAGAACGCCTGGGGCATGGCTGACGAAGACCTGTACAACCAGACCCTGAAACTGGCCGACGCCGACTATGCCAAACAGCAGCCGTTTCTGCTGCAACTGATGACCACCTCCAACCATCGTCCTTACACCTATCCGGAAAACCGGATCGACATCAAGTCCGGCAACGGTCGCGACGGTGCGGTGAAGTACACCGACTACGCCATCGGCCAGTTCCTTGAGCAGGCGCGTAAAAAGCCGTGGTTCGACAATACGATTTTCGTGTTCGTCGCCGACCACACCGCAGGCAGCGCCGGCAAGGAAGACTTGCCGATCAGCAACTATCAGATTCCGTTGTTCATCTACGCACCGAAGCTGATCGACGCCCGGGAAACCGCGCAGTTGGCCAGCCAGATCGATCTGGCGCCGACCCTGCTGGGCTTGCTGAACATGGACTACCAATCGACGTTCTTCGGCCGCAACCTGTTGCAGGACAACCCGCTGCCACCGCGGGTAGTGGTCGGTAACTATCAGCACCTGGGGTTGTTCGACGGCAAGGATCTGGCGATCCTGAGTCCGCGCCAAGGGCTGCGCCGTCACGACGACGCGCTGACCGAGAGCCGCGAATCGAAGGCCGAAGCCAGCGACCCGTTGATCACTCGCGCCATCACCTATTACCAAACCGCCAGTTATGGCTTCAAGCAACAGCTACTTGGCTGGAAAGCGCCCAAGGAGGGCGACCACCAAGTCAGCGAACGTTAA